Proteins encoded in a region of the Triticum dicoccoides isolate Atlit2015 ecotype Zavitan chromosome 3A, WEW_v2.0, whole genome shotgun sequence genome:
- the LOC119272982 gene encoding protein LURP-one-related 11-like — protein MAKIQPLPSSPCSISSSDDHQQGRQAYTLWMKSLVFNGNGCAVYGPDGAVAFRVDNYGCRGGREVLFMDRAGNALIRIRRKGFGMFRRWEVCRCAHDGGEGDEATPWFSVRRAEKGGAAVTMHDGAGTCYTMDGCSRKPEYRIRDVDGMVVAEVARKQTAAGVVLGDDVLTLTVGPEVGHLLVLGLVAVRGLMNGSI, from the coding sequence ATGGCCAAGATCcagccccttccttcctctccctgctccatctcttcctccgatgATCACCAGCAGGGCAGACAGGCGTACACGCTCTGGATGAAGTCGCTGGTGTTCAACGGCAACGGCTGCGCGGTGTATGGCCCAGACGGCGCCGTCGCCTTCCGCGTCGACAACTACGGCTGCAGGGGCGGCCGCGAGGTCCTCTTCATGGACCGCGCCGGCAACGCCCTCATCAGGATCAGGCGCAAAGGCTTCGGCATGTTCAGGAGGTGGGAGGTCTGCCGGTGTGCCCACGACGGAGGCGAGGGGGACGAGGCGACTCCTTGGTTCAGCGTGCGCCGGGCCGAGAAGGGCGGGGCTGCAGTCACGATGCACGACGGCGCGGGGACGTGCTACACGATGGACGGATGCTCGCGCAAGCCGGAGTACAGAATCCGCGACGTCGATGGCATGGTCGTGGCCGAGGTGGCGCGGAAGCAGACGGCGGCGGGTGTGGTGCTCGGAGACGACGTGCTGACGCTGACGGTGGGGCCGGAGGTGGGCCACCTGCTCGTCTTGGGCTTGGTCGCCGTGCGTGGTCTCATGAACGGATCCATATGA
- the LOC119272980 gene encoding protein LURP-one-related 11-like, whose amino-acid sequence MAKIQPLAAAASPSSSDDQRRQQAYTVWMKSLVFNGNGCTVYGPDGAVAFRIDNYGCRGGREVFFMDRAGNALIRIRRKGFGMFRRWEVCRCAHNGGQEEEATPWFSVRRAEKGGAAVAMHGSAGTCYTIDGCSARKSEYRVRGVDGAVVAEVARKQTPAGVVLGDDVLTLTVAPEVDHLLFLGLVVVRGLIDRSL is encoded by the coding sequence ATGGCCAAGATCCAGCCCCTCGCTGCCgcggcctcaccgtcgtcctccgATGATCAACGGAGGCAGCAGGCGTACACGGTGTGGATGAAGTCGCTGGTCTTCAACGGCAACGGCTGCACGGTGTACGGCCCCGACGGCGCCGTCGCCTTCCGCATCGACAACTACGGCTGCAGGGGCGGCCGCGAGGTCTTCTTCATGGACCGCGCCGGCAACGCCCTCATCAGGATCAGGCGCAAGGGCTTCGGCATGTTCAGGAGGTGGGAGGTCTGCCGGTGCGCCCACAAcggcggccaggaggaggaggccacgcCGTGGTTCAGCGTGCGGCGGGCCGAGAAGGGCGGAGCTGCCGTAGCGATGCACGGCAGCGCGGGGACGTGCTACACGATCGACGGGTGCTCTGCCCGCAAGTCGGAGTACAGAGTACGCGGCGTGGATGGCGCGGTGGTGGCAGAGGTCGCACGGAAGCAGACGCCGGCGGGGGTGGTGCTGGGGGACGACGTGCTGACGCTGACGGTGGCGCCGGAGGTGGATCACCTGCTCTTCCTGGGTTTGGTCGTCGTGCGTGGCCTCATCGACCGCTCCTTGTGA
- the LOC119272981 gene encoding protein LURP-one-related 11-like, whose amino-acid sequence MAKIQPLHSSPCSTSSSGVQQGRQAYTVWMKSLVFNGNGCAVYGPDGAVAFRVDNYGCRGGREALFMDRQGNALIRIRRKGFWTFRMWEVCRCTHDGSEEEEATPWFSVRRAKKGGAVVAMHGGARTCYRMDGCSGARKPEYRVRGVDGSVVAEVARKQTSAGVVLGEDVLTLTVAPEMDHLLVLGLVVVRGLINRSL is encoded by the coding sequence ATGGCCAAGATCCAGCCCCTTCATTCCTCTCCCTGCTCCACTTCTTCCTCCGGAGTTCAACAGGGCAGGCAGGCGTACACGGTGTGGATGAAGTCGCTGGTCTTCAACGGCAACGGCTGCGCGGTGTACGGCCCCGACGGCGCCGTCGCCTTCCGCGTCGACAACTACGGCTGCAGGGGCGGCCGCGAGGCCCTCTTCATGGACCGTCAAGGGAACGCACTCATTAGGATCAGACGCAAGGGCTTCTGGACGTTCAGGATGTGGGAGGTCTGCCGCTGCACCCACGAcggcagcgaggaggaggaggcgacgccGTGGTTCAGCGTGCGTCGTGCTAAGAAGGGCGGGGCCGTCGTGGCGATGCACGGTGGCGCAAGGACGTGCTACAGGATGGACGGGTGCTCCGGCGCGCGCAAGCCCGAGTACAGAGTCCGCGGCGTGGATGGCTCGGTCGTGGCGGAGGTGGCGCGGAAGCAGACGTCGGCGGGGGTGGTGCTGGGGGAGGACGTGCTGACGCTCACGGTGGCGCCGGAAATGGATCACCTGCTCGTCCTGGGCTTGGTCGTCGTGCGTGGTCTCATCAACCGCTCCTTGTGA
- the LOC119272983 gene encoding uncharacterized protein LOC119272983: protein MAGEVSKEEVGSVLMQAMMAAKNLRPQRDRLLQLQRRLQRLRAATPAAAPANADDAKLRELATDLFKVYYIGMEAGARMLSTCLELAVKNGGRFAMNPSFAVMPDEQLHDALLAQRLPARPTTQPEALARVEAALFAVKLPEEYHIPRCIEHLVGSRPSHPGGKRDTASPDGKPKTAIDLDKALDFLDRGCAILSLAVKHVDLAVAVLSRFLDPKELASLAEFTDKVTYISEDGPYPSTD from the exons atggcgggagAGGTGAGCAAGGAGGAGGTAGGGAGCGTCCTCATGCAGGCCATGATGGCCGCCAAGAACCTGCGCCCGCAGCGCGACCGCCTGCTGCAGCTCCAGCGCCGCCTGCAGCGCCTGCGGGccgccacccccgccgccgcccccgcgaacGCCGACGACGCCAAGCTCCGGGAGCTCGCCACGGACCTCTTCAAGGTCTACTACATCggcatggaggccggcgcccgcaTGCTGAGCACCTGCCTCGAGCTGGCCGTCAAGAACGGGGGCCGCTTCGCCATGAACCCCTCCTTCGCCGTCATGCCCGACGAGCAGCTCCACGACGCGCTGCTCGCGCAGCGCCTCCCGGCCCGCCCCACCACCCAGCCCGAGGCCTTGGCCCGCGTCGAGGCCGCGCTCTTCGCCGTCAAGCTGCCCGAGGAGTACCACATCCCGCGCTGCATCGAGCACCTCGTCGGCTCCCGGCCCTCGCACCCCGGCGGCAAGCGCGACACCGCCTCGCCGGACGGCAAGCCCAAGACGGCCATCGACCTGGACAAGGCGCTCGACTTCCTGGACCGCGGGTGCGCCATCCTGAGCCTCGCCGTGAAGCACGTGGACCTCGCCGTCGCCGTGCTCTCCCGCTTCCTCGACCCCAAGGAGCTCGCCAGCCTCGCCGAGTTCACCGACAAGGTCACGTACATCTCAGAG GACGGGCCATATCCATCAACAGATTAG